gaaaagagaaaaaaaaaaacctaagaaAGATCTCATATCATATGCCATCATAGCCTACAACTGTTCccaaagattcaaaaaaatttgaagctctctctctttcccatcTTTCTCATCATACCAAAAGGTACACAAAAAGGTAAGGGAgatgcataattgaaatataCATGGAGAATAAAAGGAGAGAGATCATGATCCATCAATCACACATACAAACACGcatgaaatgaaagaaagagaaccTTTGGCAAAATGTCATCATGACGACGgttttggaggaggaggaggaggggtcgATTAGGGAGGGGGGGGGCAAGCTTTATTTCTGAGTTTTTTCCAGTTCTAAAAGATGTGTTATTATCATTTGGTTTTGATTAAGTGTTggcttttgtaacttttgatgGGGAACCGAGTTATCCTTTTCTATAGTCATCTGTCAaccttgttttttgttttttttttttttttttttttttggcggggTGGTGCTggacatctttttttttttttttttccatttttaatcTTAACTACTACCTAAAACTTTGGGACTAGACTCTCGAGAGACCTGGTAGTTGGGATGAGGTGCGGACCATTCGTCCATGTCTATAAGGAAAAGGGTTGTTTTGGTTGAGAACGGGCCAAGTAATTGTCCTCGATCGATCTATTTGCAAGGTGTTTAAATCActttattctcaaatttcttGACATGCTTCAAAATACTGAGTCTCGgaaataatcaagaaaaaagCAAGAACCCTTTTTCTTGGGAAGAATTGCCTCAAACACTCATGTGTTTTGAGTAGCAATTTCATCGAGATGATGACAATCTTGTCTCATGACAACTTCTAAGTATGACGCTTGTGTCAAAAGAACATAAGAGTATGAACACAACTGTCACTCTCGTACTCATTTGAAGTTTCAAACACGTCCCTTAAAACTTAAGTAAGACAAAAACTCCAAGATCTTAATTAGATTCATTGTCTATTGAAAGAACTTGACTTGTGTACTCAGACTTAAGtgtttattgaattttttcacATGTCACATTTCCAACGGTgaatttgcaagaaaaatttaCACCTGACGTAACACACTCCCAAATTTTTAGATACACCAACTAAGAATAATAGAAATTCAAAGTAGCTAGACATTCGACAGTGATAgaaaacttaataatttaactaTGTCAGTGTCTTACATCAactctttttgttattttcagttGACTCCATCTCGTTATTaccttttttaaatatttgaatcaACCTAAACAGCTGAAATCCCTCCGAGATCAGGTGTGACTTCTAGTGGGGACAGCGGTCCTCGAGACATGCCTTCGACTTTGCTTACTTCACGTACATACAATTAACGATAATAATAACAATTATTATATATACAAACATCAATTTAGTAACATAGACATAGATATAGAATAAACACTTTAAATTATTCTTGCATGCTTGCAGTGAAAcacataataaatatattagaatttaatggaaataaataattccGAGTGCAATGGGGAGTACATGTGACACGAAAAACAACAAGAACAGCAATTAAAAAGCATAATCCAAAGATTCTTGACAAAAAATTTAGATTGCGGCGGCTCACCGTCCCCCTCTAATCTCGCCACCAATCACTCCTCCGCATGATATTTTTCCGcccccttctccttcttctcctttttttttttaatcaccgaatagaaaaagtaaatcaaatcaaattgaaattgaaattgaaattaaaatattaattcgAACTCCGGAAAGCATGGCGTGGGAAAGCGGAGCTCCTCGTCGAAACAtgacaaaaagggagaaaatCATCTTCGAGCCATTCGCGGGGGCGGGGGTTGCAccaacatcatcttctttcccACCAAGTtgagataaaaataaagagatttttaaatttcaattcatcATCGCCGTCTCGGTTTCGCTTTTTTCCATACGTTAATGCGATGTTTTCAATGCGATTTTCGCCCTCTGATTCCCATGATTCTCATAGGGTATCGTACGAGAACACGAACACGGCAAGTTACGAGGAGAGACATCATCATCGGACAGGCGAAGTAAATGGGAGTTTTCTCCTCGGTAACAGATTTGGAGATGTAAAAAGGAAGAATGGGATTGGATTCAAGCCAAGATGATGCTATCATTTACAGATAATAATCAAGCGAAAAGAACAGGAAAAAacccagaagaaaaagaaagagaagtggcaaaaaagaaaaactatatCCGTGTGATAttcatgttttttttctctttttttcttgttttttcggGGGAGGTAGAATTCATGCATGGGGGTTGCATCGCATTCCTCAGCCACGtccctcctcgccgccgccgccgtcgccggcgtcggcgtcgTTCGACCGTCGTCTTGTTTATGACATGCAGTAAAAATCCCTACCCTCCCTTTGATTCTTAATAAACTGTCTTCCCTAATAGAGAGAATGGTTGTCGATGACTATCGGATATCCTATAATCAGCTTCCTCTTAATCCGACGAACAAATCCACGACTCAACCATACCTTCGCTCCTTGTGCTGATGGCGGCGGCCTCCGGGCCTCTATCGCCGTGGTAACGGTCCGTGGCCGAGGAATTGTCGTTGCCCGAGTAGGCGAAAACCCTCCCGCCGTTCGACCTCCGAGGATGATCTTCGTCGTTGCCGTaattgccgccgccgccgccgccaccaagAGAGCTCAATAATCCTTGATGGTGATCGCCGCGGTCCCCGACTCCTCTGTCGCTCCAGCTCGTCGCCGCCGCGCCCGTGTCGTTGTTCTCCGCCAGGGTTCTCTCGGTCGAAGACGGCCGAATGCTCGTGGTGTGGCTCAAGCCGAAGTCCTCCAAAGCCCCCATTCGGAGATTCGGGTGAGGATGATGATCGGCGGCCGCGCCGTCGATTGCGGAGGGTCCGGGCAGGTTGGGGTACTTGAGAGAGGCTTGGAAGAGGGAGTTTCCGAAATCAAGAATCGGGTTTTGGGTGTTCATGTTGATGAGCAGGTTCTGCGGATGCTTCAAGAGGCCAAATGGCAATGGAGGAGCTGCATTATTAGTAGTAGTGCTAGCGTTGGTGGTCGCGGAATTGTTACCAGAAGTGACGTTGTCGTTGTTGGTGTTAGTAGTTGTCGCCGCcgacggagaagaagaagccaaggCGTCGATCATGCCCGAAGGACCCAGGAACGACGGGGCCGACGAAGTGGTCGGAGGAGGGTGATGATTGAACCGCTGGGCGAACGGCCTCAGGAGatacggcggcgacggcgacgaggaCGCGTCGAGGTGGCCCGATCGCAGTGCCGTCCCGAAGAGATCGAGACGGCTCCTCTGGAACGGCGACGACGCGAACGGCGGCGCCGGGATCCCGGTGAACTCCTGGACCATGGCCCGGAAGTTGGTCGTGTCGGTCGTCAGCACCGTCGTCGGCGCCCTCCGCGACGCCCTCGACCTCTTCTTCTGGTTCCGCGCAGGGGCGTTGGCGTTCCCGGCGCCGTTGCCGTTGTTGTCGCCGGCCGACGGAGGGCCCGCCGCGGCCTGCCCTTGCACCGCCTTCGAGCCCTCCTGAGCCAGAGGGAACTGGACCGGggccacgccgccgccgccgccgccgccggacggCGGCCCCCTGCCGAAGCCCAGAAAGGGCGACTGCTGCTGCGGGACGCCGCCCAGATCGGCGCAGCCGTGGTCGGGCCTGGGGCTCCGGGGCCAAGCGGCGTCCAGGTTCAGCAGCGGGCTGGGGCTCGCCGGTGGGGCTGACCGGGTCAACGGGTCGAAGTAGTTGGACAGCACCGAAGACGGGTCGAACATcagctgatgatgatgatgctgctgctgctgctgctgctgggtGGTGGTGCATCGACGCCGGCTGCTGGTGGTGACCGGAGGCGTTGAAGAGGGAGGAGATGTCGGCGCGTGAGTGGTACggctcgtcgtcgccgccgccgccggaggacTGCGAACTCGCGCTACTGTTGCCAGAATCCATGACCAGAGAGGCAGAGAAGGGCAGAGGAAGTTGGTCTCGGTGGTGGTGGTTTCGGGGAGCTTTTTTTAGAGCATGATAGTTAAGTTAAGGGAGCTACAGAgggaagcagaagcagaagcatgCGGAACAATAAATGCAGAGGAAACTGATCGATCGATCGCTCGTGGGAAAGTGAAGTGAACCCCGATATGCTTCGGGCTTCGAGAAAGTACCCTTCTCCCACGATGAAACTTAAAGAGGAAagagagttagagagagagagagagagagagggaggtgctGCTCAAGTCTTCTGATCTATCTGATCTGCCAAAAAGAGGGGGGGAGGGGAATGGAATAAACAACTGCTCACCTCCACCGGATCGTGGGGGAAAAAGATTGGATCTTTCCTTGCTTTTACCCGGGAAACACGTCTCTCTGGTCCTTCTTCTATGGaggcaagaaggaagaagagggggtagaggaaggagatggagatggagattaTGGAGGAGGACCTTGAAGGCCAAaagcccttcttcttcttcttcttctcttcttcttcttctttcctttttgccttTTGCTCACTGTTACACTCAAAAGATCAGAGTGGGTCATtcatgaaagagagagacagagagagagagagagagggtgttaCTGGTGGTGGTGAATGGTGATGGGGCGGAGGGCAAAACCGTCATAAAAAATCGgtaagaagaatagaaaaaacaaatgtttatttttagtttttatttttttatggcaGTGTCTTGCTTGTTTTTTGAGTTCGGGtgtgaaaggaagaagaataagaagagaaTTCTTCGGGAGAGAGATGCTAGAATCACGCGTGTTCAGCGGATCGGTCCGTGCTACTGCTGGCTTACAaccaatattttcctttttcctgttctcctttttttgggtttttttttttttttggggggggattATTTTCGTTTTTCCAGttctgaaaatgaaatgagaaataaatagataaaaataattttaaaaagaaatggaggaatAATGAAGTGGGCAAGCGACCGAAAATGGGGAAGATGGGTTGTTGAATGGCATTCAGGAAAAAGACAACAACCGTCACTATAGACCTATTACTATTAGCTTTGCCTTTCGAGAGAGTCGCCCCTCGCCCcgccacccaaaaaaaaaaaaaaaaaaaaaaaccacttttCATTAAAATATGGTTCCAAAAGAAATTGCCATAAATGGGAAtactaaagaaataaattttacgACAGCATGACCTCATCCAAATGACGGCCCCCTTTATCTTGCTTCCAAAAAAGCCAGAAAtacaacactttttttttcattatttaattttcaaaaattaaagaaaaaaatacatgtgaataatttatatattacaGACTTATCGGGCATTCGGGATTAAAAGAAACCGAAATGCGCAAGATTTATGAAAAGTCAAGATCGTCGGTgcaacttttctatttttgcacTTGCGTTTGTATTGTGTTGATTTACGTATTCACTCACTCCTTTACATACATTTTCTGTTTTTAcagaatttttttctccaagaaaattgaaaaaggagaaaagggaagaaaaaaaaaaaaagaacagaaaaagaaaactcaaatcTTCAATCGGATCAGGTCATTCAAGACAAGAA
This region of Eucalyptus grandis isolate ANBG69807.140 chromosome 8, ASM1654582v1, whole genome shotgun sequence genomic DNA includes:
- the LOC104417799 gene encoding uncharacterized protein LOC104417799 is translated as MTDETCDDKLLRQALGAVARVRSPPAAAATTSRTTHAPTSPPSSTPPVTTSSRRRCTTTQQQQQQQHHHHQLMFDPSSVLSNYFDPLTRSAPPASPSPLLNLDAAWPRSPRPDHGCADLGGVPQQQSPFLGFGRGPPSGGGGGGGVAPVQFPLAQEGSKAVQGQAAAGPPSAGDNNGNGAGNANAPARNQKKRSRASRRAPTTVLTTDTTNFRAMVQEFTGIPAPPFASSPFQRSRLDLFGTALRSGHLDASSSPSPPYLLRPFAQRFNHHPPPTTSSAPSFLGPSGMIDALASSSPSAATTTNTNNDNVTSGNNSATTNASTTTNNAAPPLPFGLLKHPQNLLINMNTQNPILDFGNSLFQASLKYPNLPGPSAIDGAAADHHPHPNLRMGALEDFGLSHTTSIRPSSTERTLAENNDTGAAATSWSDRGVGDRGDHHQGLLSSLGGGGGGGNYGNDEDHPRRSNGGRVFAYSGNDNSSATDRYHGDRGPEAAAISTRSEGMVESWICSSD